The following DNA comes from Candidatus Neomarinimicrobiota bacterium.
TCATAAGAATATATCATGATTCACAAAACCCTAATTCGCTTGTTGATAATAGAATAAGGTGTATTACTGAAGATCATCAAGGGATAATATGGATTGGTACTGAAGGTGGTTTAAGTGCTTACAATCCTGATAAAGGAATATTTCATAACTATCTAATCGAATCGGATGAATTTGATGGATTCGAGGGTAACATAATCCATGATATATACGAAGATAGTCGAAAACAGTTGTGGATTGCAACAGAAAAGGGTATTTTTAGATTCAACCGTGCTACTAAGTCATTTATCAGTTATAAACATGAACTATCTAACTCAGATTCATCAATAAGCGCTGTTATTACAATATGTGAGGATCAATGGGCTAATTTATGGATTGGGACATGGGGCGATGGATTACAGCGATTTGATATTTATAATCAGTGTTTTAAGAGAGTTACTCTTTTTGACGATAGAGGAATTGAATACTTTCCAGATATAATTACAAAGTTGATGATTGATAAATCTGGTAGATTATGGATTTGTACTTACAACGATGGTTTGTTTATTCTTCCTCAAATATCAGGTAACTTAATACTGAATCATTTTTATAATGTTCAGCATTATTATTATGATCCCTTAAAGGATGAAGGGATTCATTCCAATTCTATATGGACGGTTTATGAAGACAGGGGCAGGGTTGTATGGTTAGGTAACGAAAATGGTGGTATTGATAAATGCGATACAAAACAAGGATATATACAGCACTTTCGCTCTGTCATCCCGGAAAAAGGCGGTCTTTCTGATAATCATGTTACATCATTTTATGAGGGTAAAAATGGAATTATATGGATAGGGACCCGATTTGGTGGTCTAAACAGATTTGACCCGATTCAAAATAAATTTCAAGTTTATAAACATGTTCGTGGTCAGAATATCAATCTGGATGCGATAGTGTGTCTGGAAGGTGATGGCGAATGTTTATGGATAGGGACGGATGGTAACGGACTGGTTCGATATGATTTTAAGAACGGTTCCTTTACCAATTTTAAACACGATGTCAGCGATAGATCTTCAATAGGTGAAAATGCAATATATTCGCTTTACCTTGATTATAATAACACATTGTGGATTGGGACATGGGGTGGTGGATTATCGAAGCTTAATCCTGATGGACGTACATTCACAAACTACTCGGTAGACAAGGTAAATGTAAGAACAAATGTAGTTACAGATATTGTTGAGGATAAATCTGGGAAACTATGGTTAGGCACTTATGGGAAAGGGTTAGTTTGTTTTGATCCTGAAACTGAACAAATGATTTATTTCATGAATAATGAAAATGATACGAATAGTATAGCACATAACAATATAAGCGCACTCTATTTTACCCATGATAGTAAATTGTGGATTGGGACAATGGGAGGAGGACTGTGTTATCTTAAATCGTTTAACCCTGATTCGGGTAGTGCTCGTTTTGGCAGAATCACGAGGAAAAATGGCTTGCCTGACAATATGATAGAAAGTATAATTGAAGATGATAATGGAATTTTATGGCTTGGTACAAACCATGGAATTGTTCGACTGAATCCTCTTACTAAAGAAATTCGAACTTTTGACAGTGGAGATGGTTTCGGTCAGGATATTTTTTATCGTTGTGCAGTTTTGAAGTCCAGGCAGGGATTGCTTTATTTTGGTGGAATAAATGGATTTAATGTATTTCATCCTGCCAATATAACTGAGAATCCATATGTTCCTCCCATCGCTATAACAAAGTTTAAGCTATTTGGTAAGAAGGTCATTCCTGGAAATTCTCCCAAGTGCAAGCTAAAACGGTCAATCATAACCGCGGATAATATAGTACTTTCATATAAGGATAATTTCTTCTCTTTTGAGTTTTCAGCTCTTGATTATAGCTGTCCGAGGAAAAATAAGTATGCTTACATGCTTGAAGGTTTTGACCAGCAATGGCATAAAACAGACGCAAGTCACAGAATTGCTTCTTATACTAATATACCTCCAGGTAAATATACCTTTTTAGTAAAGGGTTCTAATAATTCCGGGGTATGGAATGAGGTTGGTTCCTCGATAAAAATTATCATAACTCCTCCTTTCTGGAAGACAAATTGGATGTTAGCCATATATATCGTTATGATTCTACTGGCGTTGTTTTTAATTCGAATGGCGGTACAAATTCGAGAGCGTAATCGTGCCAGGAACCAAATGAAGTTAATGGAAGCAGAGAAAATGCATGCGATAGATCAGGTAAAACTGAGATTTTTTACTCATATTTCTCACGAGTTCAGAACTCCTTTAACACTTATCATTGATCCTATTGAACATTTGTTGCGTGTTGAGAACAGAATTACCGGTAAAAAGCGCCGTTTGTATTACAATTTGATCTTACAAAATGCTCGAAGACTGTTAAGGCTGGTAGATCAGATAATGGATGCCCGAAAGTTGGATACAGGTAGCATGACTTTAGAATTAAAGAGAAGAGAATTTATTTCTTTTGTAAAAGCTATTTTTTCTGTTTTCCGTATTCAGGCTGAGCAGCGACGAATCACGTATTCTTTAAAAACAGAAGTGTATAGCCTTTATTTTTGGTTTGACCCTGATAAAATAGAGAAAGCTATCTATAATGTTATTAATAATGCTTTTAAATTTACCCCATCTGGGGGCAGAATAAATGTTTTACTTTCATATACTCCTCATAATGAATTTGAATGTGAAAATGGCGATATGAGAATAGTTGGTGATATGAAAGTAGAAGTAAAAGATACGGGAATTGGTATATCACCAGAACATATTAAAAATATATTTGATCCATTTTATCAAGTGCAGAGCAAGCCAGAATGGAAATTTCAAGGAAGTGGTATTGGGTTATCTTTATGCAAGGAATTCATTGAAATGCATGGTGGTAGAGTGTTTGTTGAAAGTACGCCCGGTCAAGGTAGCACATTCGCTTTATTAATTCCTGTTAGAATGAAAGTAGAGGAGATAAAAAATTTGAATATCATTCACATTCATTCCACCAAAGAGAATGAATTGGTAGATAAGGTGTGCTCAGATACATTAAAAGGTGGATATGACTATAATTCTGGACAAAATAACAATAAACCTTTGATCCTAGTTATAGAAGATGATGAGGATTTACGCAGGTACCTTGTTATGGAGCTTGAGAATCAATATTCTATAATTCAAGCCACAGAGGGTTTGAGCGGTTATGAAATAGCAGTGGATAAAATTCCTGATTTGATCGTTTGCGATATTATAATGCCAGTGATGGACGGTCTGGAATTTTGTAATAAATGTAAGAGAGATCAGCGTACTAGTCATATACCAATAATTTTGTTAACAGCAGACCCTTCGCATGAAAGACTGAGAGAGGGATTATTATCAGGAGCAGATGATTACATAGTTAAACCATTTAACTCAGAACTTTTAAAAATACGTATTGAAAATTTATTAGCCACGCGAAAAAAGATTCAGGAAAAATATTTAAAAATGATTTATCTTAATCCTAAGGAGATAGATGTTAAATCACCAGATTTGGAGTTTATTAAGAAAATAATAGAAATTATTGAACATAATATTTCAGATCCGGGATTTTCAGTAGATGATTTGAGTTATAATGTTTGTTTAAGTCGTGCTCAATTATACCGTAAGGTAAGAGCATTGATAGATCAAACACCCAGTGATTTTATAAAGAATTATCGATTGCAAAGAGCGATGCAGCTTCTTAAAAAGGGTTATTCTTCATCTGAGGTGTGTTATAAAGTAGGTTTTAGGGACCCATCATATTTTTCTAAGTGTTTCAAAAAACAGTTTGGTAAGACACCTCAAGAAATAAAAAAAGAATTCCCAAGTGCATAGCTAAATAAATTTAATCCTCGAGTAAAAATAATTACTTAAAAAATGCAACCTATTTACCAGACAATGAGATGATTTTCTATTTGTGGTATTTTACTTTCTTTTTGTGAAAGAGAAAAAGGGTAAATCAAGCTATAAGTCCAATGATAAAAAAAGTCGGAACTATTTAAAATGGATTCTAATTGAGGTTTTAAGCGTTATCTTTATCGTTTTACTTTTTATAATACTTTATAGGTATATTTAATGAATAGAGAATTTCTAAGCAAACTGTTTAAATATTTTTCCACCATGTTTTTCATAAGTTTGGGAAATAATTGGTGATTAAAAATGGAGGGAAATTATGAGAATGAAAAGCTTTACTATGTTATTAACCTTAGTGATTTTAATTACTTCATTGGTGTTGGCACAGAGTGTCGTTAAGGAATCTTTCAGTTACCCTGCTAATACTCTGAATGGATTAGGTTCTTCAAGTGATGGATTTGGTGGATCATGGTTTACTGATTTGACGGATAATGGAGTAGAGGGATTGGTATCGATAGCGGGGACACGCTTTGCATATGGTGATTTGAATTATGAAATACCTCATGATACTGCGCATTTGCAGGTAGTAAAGAGCAATGCCTGGACTGATCACAATCGTTATATGCGACCTTTGGCGGAGGTATGGCCAAATGAGGCGGGTAAGAAGTACTGGGTTAGTTATTTATTGGATGTAAAGGAGCCGTTGCCTGTTGGTAATACCTATTTCATGGTGAAGTTGTATAAGGGTACTACTGAGTTATTGGCAATTGGTAAGTCGGGAGGTCAGAGTACGCCTGTATTTTCCTGTGGTAGTGGATGGACAGGAGATCCTCCTGATGTATCCACGACAGAGATTACAGCGGGACCTGTGTGGATAGTTACGATGATCAAAATGTCAGGAGGAGAGGGACCAGATAGGACCTATATGTGGATTGATCCGGATCCGAGTGGAGGAGAGCCAGATACAAACGATGCAATTGTAAAGAGAAATTCCTCGATGCCTGATGGATTTGATCATATCGCTCTTGAGTTTGGTGGTGATGGAGAAAATGTCAGATTGGTATTTGATGAAATTACAATTGCTACATCTTTTGAAGATTTAACTGCCGAATCACCAACAGGGCCTGTAGTTCGTGAATCTTTCAATTATCCTGCTAATACTCTGAATGGATTAGGTTCTTCAAGTGACGGATTTGGTGGGTCATGGTTTACTGATGTTACGGATAATGGGGTAGAGGGATTGGTATCGATAGCGGGGACACGCTTTGCATATGGTGATTTGAATTATGAAATACCTCATGATACTGCGCATTTGCAGGTAGTAAAGAGCAATGCCTGGACTGATCACAATCGTTATATGCGACCTTTGGCGGAGGTATGGCCAAATGAGGCGGGTAAGAAGTACTGGGTTAGTTATTTATTGGATGTAAAGGAGCCGTTGCCTGTTGGTAATACCTATTTCATGGTGAAGTTGTATAAGGGTACTACTGAGTTATTGGCAATTGGTAAGTCGGGAGGTCAGAGTACGCCTGTATTTTCCTGTGGTAGTGGATGGACAGGAGATCCTCCTGATGTATCCACGACAGAGATTACAGCGGGACCTGTGTGGATAGTTACGATGATCAAAATGTCAGGAGGAGAGGGACCAGATAGGACCTATATGTGGATTGATCCGGATCCGAGTGGAGGAGAGCCAGATACAAACGATGCAATTGTAAAGAGAAATTCCTCGATGCCTGATGGATTTGATCATATCGCTCTTGAGTTTGGTGGTGATGGAGAAAATGTCAGATTGGTATTTGATGAAATTACAATTGCTTCTTCATTTGAAGATCTGACTGTACCAACCTTTATTCGTGATAAAAGGACAACACCTTACAAGTTTGTTTTAAATCAAAATTATCCAAATCCATTTAACCCGATTACATTTATTTCCTATACACTCGAGCAACAAGGTAATGTTCGTCTGGCTGTGTATGATCTTTTAGGTAAGGAGGTGGCTATACTGATAAATGAAAAACAGAAAGCTGGTGAATACAGAGTACCATTTATGGGATTAGGACTCCCCTCTGGTGTATATTTCTATCGTCTACAGGTTGGTAATAATGCAGATACGAAGAAAATGATACTACTCAAATAATTAATAATCGTTGGACAATTAGAGTAAAGTGATACCCGCTATGCAAAATAGCGGGTGTTTTTTTGTCAATAAATGAAAGTTTGCCTATAGTTTAGGAAATTCTATCAATATGAATTAATGTTCAGTTTGTTCTTAGAACTTAGATTAGAAAAGACAGATTATTGAGTATCAGATTGTAATTAAATATCTGACTTAGATAACGCATATACAAAAATGTTGTTAAGTAATATACTAAAATATATTGTATTGTTAATCTTTGAAAATTAATATGTTTTTGTTTTGAGATGTAGAAAAATTAATCAATTTCGGTTTACTTTATAAATAGAGTAAGATATGGGTTTTACTTTTACTTCGTAATGATTCCCATTCACTTTAACGTTCGATTCTTTCCCGAAAATCAATTTTAAATTTTTGGCTTTAATATTTAGTTTAAAGTTTGCATTAACCTCTCTATTGGATGGATTGAATATTACCAGTATTATATCCTCTTTTACCGCACGTGCAAAAATGAATGGATAATCATTTTCTTTTGCGTATATGGGAACAAATTCAGCATAAGCAGCCAATGCTGGCTCGCTGTGTTTCAATTTAATAAGTTGTCGTACCTTATTAAGTAATGAATTTGGATCCTGTTCCTGCTCCGCAACAGTTGGTGCATCGGGATCAGGATCAACAGGTAGATATATGTTTTCTGCAGGGGCTGTTGAAAACCCAAAATTTTTATCTTTTTTCCATTGCATTGGGGTACGGGCTCCTGCGCGTGGAGGATATGCTCCTTCTTTAATGGGCACATCATATAATTGTCTCATTCCAATTTCATTTCCGTAGTAAATAAATGGTATCCCGGGCATGGTAAATGCGAAAGCGAAAATCATTTCAAGTTCATCATAGCTTCTCTTAATATTAAGCCGTGACAGATCGTGATTACCAAGTGGTAGAATTATATATCCTTTACCTTTTGTTTTTTTGTATTGATCCATATATTTTTCTAAAAAATATGTTATATTGCCCTTGCCGGCACTATCAAAAAAGCTATATCCTTCAGAATGCCCATTCAGTATCCTCCAGCTTTCTTTTTGATATAAATCATTGAAACCTGGAAACCAGTGGAAAAAATCAGCATGAAAACAATTATCCAGTGCAACCTCAGGATATCCCCACTCAGCGACCATGAAAGCATCAGGATAATCATTGTCTATAATATTGCGAATTTTTCTCCAGAATTCTTTTGTTGCTTCATCTCGATTATTATACTCCGGGTCATTTTTTGTAACATTTGCATTTTTTACAAGAGCGCCAGCCATATCTGCACGAAATCCATCAGCGCCCATATCCATCCAGAATCGTAAAACTTTTATCAGTTCTTCATGCAGAGCGAGTATATCAGGATGATTAGGTGGTAGCATCCATGGCCCTTCTGGCTTTACGAATCCAAAGTTAAGTGCTGGTTGACACCAGTAAAAATTGTACATATATTGTCCATTCCTATTACCGTAGCCCTTTATAAAGGAATGACGAAATGCCATGGGAGGGTCTATCCATACATTGTCCGTCCATATATACCAGTTTGTATAGCGATTCTTTTTCTGTTTGGCAGACTCTTGAAACCAAGGATGTAAGATACTGGTATAGCTTATTACATAATCGAAAATAATTTTCAATCCTCGTTTTTCAGCCTCCTCGAATAAAAGTTTGGCATCTTCGTTTGCTCCATAACGATTATCTACTTTATAGTAGTCTGTAATATCATAACCACCGTCAAAAAAAGATGATTCAAAAAATGGATTAATCCAAATTCCATCTACACCAAGGCTTTTAATGTAGTCAAGCTTCTTTATAATTCCTTTTAGATCACCTATTCCGTCTCCATCGGAGTCGTAAAATGACTGTGGATAGACCTGATAAATAACGGCTATATGTAGCCAATCAGGGCAATCAGGAACTGCATATTCGCCTGTAATTATACCTGAATTAATAAATGCATATTTAGTTGAAGTTGATTCAGCTTTGGAATTAATATGAAAAATACTTATTAGAATCAATGATACAGTAAAATAATACCTTATCATTATTCCTCCAGTATTACATATCATTTTCCTCGTTGTTGTAAAAAGGGATAATCTTTATTTTAACAAGATCATCTTTTTTGTTATCGTCTGGTTTCCTATATATAGTTTGTAAAAATAAATACCGTTATTGAAGGCTGATGCGTCTAAGGTTATTGAATGTTTACCTGTATTGTAATATTTATTGTTTATTAAAGAAGCGACTTCGACTCCTTTTATATTGAATATTTTCAGTGATACTTTTGAAGGCTGTTTTAATGTAAAAGGTATTATAGTATTTGAGTTAAAGGGGTTTGGATAATTTTGAAAAAGTTGGAATCCATTGTTAATTGTGGATGGATCACATTTTCCTATATCGTTTCCCTCACTTGCCTTAATCAATATATACTGAACTGAGCGAGGAGGTAGTTCAACTTTTATTTCATCAGAGGCAGGATATGCGAAAGCAGGAATCTCTTCTAAATTTTCGATAGGTCCCCAATATGATCCAGTAGGCCCGTATCCATTTACAAATACATGTTGGGAGTATTCACCTTCATCAGCTTTTCCTGTTAGTGAATAGACATAGTAAAGATTGCCAACTGAACGTGAATCTATCATTATCTTTGCTGTTAAATTAATTGTTGATTTATTGACTATTACAATTCCTATTTCACCATCTCTAAATGTTGATGCATATGCTAATACGTTTTTATTGTTGGAATTTGTTTTTAGAGCGTGATCACCGGTGAATTTTTTTAGATAATAAATATAAAAGAAATCAGGTCTGGGGTTCCATAACGGATATGATGGATTGTCGTGGTAGTAAAACATACCGTCAGTATCCCAGTTTGCAACCAGCCAACGGCATGACATTCCATAACCATATTTTATTAATTCACAGAATACTATTACTGCCTGTATACCATTAATTATTGAAATCTTAGCACTATCGTTACTGCCATCCATACTACGCATATTCCACTCGGTAAGAGCAATCGGTTTTGGCACTGCGCCTTTATCATTTATATCTTTGTATATAAAATTTATCATATCTTTGACTGTTTTAGATGCTGCATCAAGAAGCTTTTGAGCTGTGGAATTATCATTTCCAAAGTAATTATGAATTACATAAAAATCTGCAGCATCTCCTACTTCCCTGAAAAAACCTTCATTCCAGTCTCTTTCAGCAACATTCCAGCTATTTGTAGCATCATAGTGAATTATCTGTCCTCCAATGTAAATTTTATTTCCTAATTCTACAGCGGCAGCGCGCATCGAATCAGCAAAGATCCTGAAGTGTTTTCCGTATAGGGAACCATTTATTATTTCTGGTTGACCATCTTTATTTAAATTAGTATCTATTTGCCAGCCTGCTTCCCATGGTCCTGCATTTTCATTGCCAATTTCCCAGAATTTTGTTCTTCCATCATCATAGCGTACCCACTCTGCGGCGAGATGCGCAGCTTTTGCTACTGGATTCTCGCCTAGTCCATAGCGAGCATAACCATAGTTGACTGTAATTAGTCCTTCTATATCAAGATCCCATCTCATATTGTAATAGGTATCTACGTTTGTAGGTGACCATTCGCTTGTTCCATTTCCAGTCTGGGGATATAAATTAATCGGTTGTCCATTTTTTGTACCATCTGGAATAGTGTTTGGTATGTCATCAGGTATGCCATTCCAGAAGAAAATATCGGACCAGCTTCCTCCGGGATAGCGTAAGATTGTTACTTCGAGTTTTTCAAGATAATCCATAATAGTTGGATTATAAATTTTATTTCCAACCCAGGCAGCAATTGCGTTTCCAAATATATATTTTGAAATTTTTCCTAATGTATCCTTTGAAAAAACAGTTATCTCAACATTTGCTTCTTCGGTTGGTGGTGAAGCATCTATTGATATCGGGATAGTAGCTTTTTTAGGTTTGAAATCCTCTAGAAAACAATTGGGAAATGTATCGCTAAAGATTTGAGATGAGAAGATAGCTAAAAAAAGAGCGGTTTTTAATTTTCTAGTCATAATTTATAGTCCTATGATTTGACACAGTTTGTTTAGTAAATTGTAAAAATAGGAAAACACTTTTATTTTGACCCCTTATTCATTCCAATATCAATTCTGTACATAGTCCATTCTTCTTCTAGATCGTTGTCACCGCGAATAAGATAAATATAAGACTGTGTGCCCCAGGCAAAATATTTACAATAGGATGGAACTATGCCAAGGTAGAAAAAGTCCATAGTCTGCGTGTTGAAATCGTATACTAATAATGGATTTTCTGCACTCACGCCGATAAATAGCCTACCATCTTCGCTAAAATAGAAACTATTTATCTGATCTATATCTGTAAAGTATTGGTCTGTAAAGTTAGTCAAATTCAGTACCAGTTCTTTATCACCTACATTGCCCTTGCTATCTATAGAATGACGCCATATTGCAAATTCAGGATTATTCTCATCTGGCTCATTACAAATAACATTAACATATACATAGCCGTTGTAAACTCTTATTCCGATAATCTCATCCTTAATATAGTAATCAGTATAAATTGGATTTTTATCCGGTGTAACTACCACTAGCCCTGATCTGCGTCCACCAGTGACTAGGTAACCGTGGCTGGTAAAGTCTCCGTATTTAACAACTTTGCCGGATTTTAACTTTATCCATTGTGTCATTTCTTCTGTTTGTAAATTGAGGACATCTATTGCCCGATTATTCTCAAATAGATATAAGTTATTATCGAATCCAATAGTAATATCGTAAATAATACGATTCGCTGTACCAATAATCGTTTTATCTCCAGAGGATGTAATTTTATATATATTTATTTTCTTTTCAACTACGTAAATATTTTCATCGTCGTCTACTGTTACCGCATTTAGTTGTTTGTTTTCAAGAAAATTGCCATATGGTTCAATTACTTTATGTATTTTATATGGACTATATTTTGCCACCACCATGGCGCTATCACATACAACTTTTACAACGCAAGAATCTTTACTTATGGCTGGTCTGCGAACTACTATCGAATCATTAGATGCAGATACCACGTTGGCTTTAACATTGTCAAAATAAACGGATACTTTGCCAACGAAATTTGACCCAAATATTTTTATATAATTACAACCTGGAGTAGCTTCCTCTGGTGGGTATATTTTAACAATTGAGGGGATTGGTAATTCGGGATAATCTTTATACCATAATGGTTGTGTTACATCATATTCGCACTTGATAAACATTAATAGCATTAAATAAAAAGTTAATTTTATTAATATGTGTTTGATTTTCATGATCTTTCTCTCCCTCTCTGTATTCTATTAAAATGATATTCTTACAGTTATTCGCTTAACACTATTAAATACGCCATATGGGACGTATGCATAATCAATAGCATATCTAAAACGAGAAATTCCAACTCCAAAAGAAAAATCGCTTTCATCACTGTTTGTAATATACCCTCCTCTTAAATAGAGAGTATTAAATATTTCCCACTCTAAACCTACTTTAAGTTGTTCTGGGCGTGATCGATAATGACTGGCATCTATACTTATATAAACAGCCTGGTCTTGTGGTTTATTATTTAACCATTCCAGTATATCCATTGACACACCAAGATTGAAGACTAATGGTAACTGAAACAATTCCTGAACATATTTGATTTCTTTTGAAAAATTTCTAACAGACATTCCGAATACAATGCCCTTAAAACCTGTTCTATATTGTGTCCCGAAATCAAAGGATAGGGGTGTTAAAACATTTTCTACCACTACAGCAGTAGTATCCGGAATTTTTGAAATTTTGGGTATTACACTTTTACCTAGATCTTGTTTCACATAACGAATTTGACCACCGACGCTGAACCATTCTGTTAGCTTTTTTGCATAACCTACTCCAATAGCATTGGCAGATAGATGAAAAATACCCGTATCATCGTATCCAGAAGGAATATTTTTATTTACCCTTGTTCCATAGAATTCTCCATAATTCACATTCTGGTAACTGAAACCTATGACACCAAATCTTCCTTTTGCAGGGGAGATTGCCAAGGAAAAAGTATTATGTACTATATCTGCGATCCATTGATTGTGGCTTGCTGTTATATCAATGAAACTTGTTAATCTCGCCATTCCAGCTGGGTTGAAAAATAAGGAGCTTGAACCGGTTTCCAGACTCGTTACAGCATCAGCCATAGCTGCAGCACGAGCATCTGATACGACTGATAGAAATTCGAAACCTGCCTGTGCCAGTTTGACATTTTTTGCGTTTAACATACTAATGCAAATTAGTAGTGCGATTATTGTTTTTATAACATTAATTGAGTAATTAATTACTTTCATTATTCAATCCTCCTTATCTGATGACTACAAATTTGCGAAATACCGACTCGCCTTTTTTGAACATCAAATCTCCTGGCTCAAAAATTATATCACCCTTTTTTATTTCTAATTCTCCAGTTTTGGGATTGTAATAGTCACGACTTGCCACAATAGTTTCTGTAGCATATATATCTTCTGGGACTTCAACGTAGAGAATATAGATTCCACTCACAATGATCTGGCCTGAAGATGTCATAGAATCCCATAGTTCGTCACCTGTTCCATCATCGTGGTACTTTTCCCATATTAAATCACCTCTCTCTGTAAAAATTTTGAGTTTGCAAATAGGTGGTAATTCATAGAAAGCGATGCGGTCATATTGATAATTTTCACCAAACTGCCACATCCGTGCACGAATATCATAGGGATTAGGTACTACTCTAACATGTTCAATTAGATTTCCAGGAGGTCTCCCTAAATGTGCTGGGACAGTTGTTAGGGTCCAAAATAGGCTGCTATATAAAGGTTTGCCATTGTTTTCAAGACCATCGCTTTTTGTTTGGATATAATAGTAATAATCATTTCCACGAGCTGCACTTGTATCGTTGAATTCATGTACGTAATTAGATTTGTCACATTCAAAGATTTTAGTGTAGACAGTTTTGTAGTGCTTTACATTTCCTTCACTCCGATAAATGACGTATCCATCGAAATGAGGATGAGTAGTAGCATTGTCACTCCAGGTTAATCGAATTTTATTGCCTCCAGATTTAACGGTAAATTCATTTGGTGGAGGAGGTGGTTGAGGAATATTGTATTCTGATCTGTAATTTTCAACTGCTTTTCTTAAAACTTTCATTATAGAATCCACCCCGGTTTCACACCATGCTCTCTTGTAGGCATTGTGAGGTGCATAGCCCCATGGATTATTCGATGTAGCAGGACTTCCATCAGGCATGTCCAATTCGGGTTTATTTTCCATGTCTTTAAAATAAGCAAACCAATTTGCCCCTACTTCCCTGCACTTTTCCCAACTAATTCCGTTAACGCCTTCCGCGAAAATAATTTTTATACTATCACCAGGGCTCAGGGTATATGGTCCAAAGCCCCATCCCTGTGAACTACTCCCTGTTGTGTTCGTGTTTCTGTATACACTTC
Coding sequences within:
- a CDS encoding response regulator, which encodes MKWFKLIFIYWLIIVKIIANSFPIYRFEHISTRQGLSHNTVIEIIQDEQGFMWFGTLNGLNRYDGYEFKVYLPIPRDSTTLSNNIINALFEDHNGVLWVGTLNGLNRYDRERDQFIRIYHDSQNPNSLVDNRIRCITEDHQGIIWIGTEGGLSAYNPDKGIFHNYLIESDEFDGFEGNIIHDIYEDSRKQLWIATEKGIFRFNRATKSFISYKHELSNSDSSISAVITICEDQWANLWIGTWGDGLQRFDIYNQCFKRVTLFDDRGIEYFPDIITKLMIDKSGRLWICTYNDGLFILPQISGNLILNHFYNVQHYYYDPLKDEGIHSNSIWTVYEDRGRVVWLGNENGGIDKCDTKQGYIQHFRSVIPEKGGLSDNHVTSFYEGKNGIIWIGTRFGGLNRFDPIQNKFQVYKHVRGQNINLDAIVCLEGDGECLWIGTDGNGLVRYDFKNGSFTNFKHDVSDRSSIGENAIYSLYLDYNNTLWIGTWGGGLSKLNPDGRTFTNYSVDKVNVRTNVVTDIVEDKSGKLWLGTYGKGLVCFDPETEQMIYFMNNENDTNSIAHNNISALYFTHDSKLWIGTMGGGLCYLKSFNPDSGSARFGRITRKNGLPDNMIESIIEDDNGILWLGTNHGIVRLNPLTKEIRTFDSGDGFGQDIFYRCAVLKSRQGLLYFGGINGFNVFHPANITENPYVPPIAITKFKLFGKKVIPGNSPKCKLKRSIITADNIVLSYKDNFFSFEFSALDYSCPRKNKYAYMLEGFDQQWHKTDASHRIASYTNIPPGKYTFLVKGSNNSGVWNEVGSSIKIIITPPFWKTNWMLAIYIVMILLALFLIRMAVQIRERNRARNQMKLMEAEKMHAIDQVKLRFFTHISHEFRTPLTLIIDPIEHLLRVENRITGKKRRLYYNLILQNARRLLRLVDQIMDARKLDTGSMTLELKRREFISFVKAIFSVFRIQAEQRRITYSLKTEVYSLYFWFDPDKIEKAIYNVINNAFKFTPSGGRINVLLSYTPHNEFECENGDMRIVGDMKVEVKDTGIGISPEHIKNIFDPFYQVQSKPEWKFQGSGIGLSLCKEFIEMHGGRVFVESTPGQGSTFALLIPVRMKVEEIKNLNIIHIHSTKENELVDKVCSDTLKGGYDYNSGQNNNKPLILVIEDDEDLRRYLVMELENQYSIIQATEGLSGYEIAVDKIPDLIVCDIIMPVMDGLEFCNKCKRDQRTSHIPIILLTADPSHERLREGLLSGADDYIVKPFNSELLKIRIENLLATRKKIQEKYLKMIYLNPKEIDVKSPDLEFIKKIIEIIEHNISDPGFSVDDLSYNVCLSRAQLYRKVRALIDQTPSDFIKNYRLQRAMQLLKKGYSSSEVCYKVGFRDPSYFSKCFKKQFGKTPQEIKKEFPSA
- a CDS encoding T9SS type A sorting domain-containing protein, producing MRMKSFTMLLTLVILITSLVLAQSVVKESFSYPANTLNGLGSSSDGFGGSWFTDLTDNGVEGLVSIAGTRFAYGDLNYEIPHDTAHLQVVKSNAWTDHNRYMRPLAEVWPNEAGKKYWVSYLLDVKEPLPVGNTYFMVKLYKGTTELLAIGKSGGQSTPVFSCGSGWTGDPPDVSTTEITAGPVWIVTMIKMSGGEGPDRTYMWIDPDPSGGEPDTNDAIVKRNSSMPDGFDHIALEFGGDGENVRLVFDEITIATSFEDLTAESPTGPVVRESFNYPANTLNGLGSSSDGFGGSWFTDVTDNGVEGLVSIAGTRFAYGDLNYEIPHDTAHLQVVKSNAWTDHNRYMRPLAEVWPNEAGKKYWVSYLLDVKEPLPVGNTYFMVKLYKGTTELLAIGKSGGQSTPVFSCGSGWTGDPPDVSTTEITAGPVWIVTMIKMSGGEGPDRTYMWIDPDPSGGEPDTNDAIVKRNSSMPDGFDHIALEFGGDGENVRLVFDEITIASSFEDLTVPTFIRDKRTTPYKFVLNQNYPNPFNPITFISYTLEQQGNVRLAVYDLLGKEVAILINEKQKAGEYRVPFMGLGLPSGVYFYRLQVGNNADTKKMILLK